The following are encoded in a window of Mycobacteroides chelonae CCUG 47445 genomic DNA:
- a CDS encoding diflavin oxidoreductase, with protein MKIAYIPEDAPFNEDQRAWLSGFLAGLHSRLAMNLATPPPAASADLAAPRPPLRILYGTQTGNAEIVAGDAAAAAKAQGFDVTVSGLEEIALDQLAGLKYVLIVTSTYGEGEMPDNAELFWDALSSTLAPRLEGVSYGVLALGDTSYDGFCQAGKLIDTRLEQLGASRVVGRADCDIDYEAQAAEWVQGAVASLVTLAGASGTPGTPPPSTVVRSGWTRKNPFPAEVRVNRLLSRAGSDKEIRHFEFALADSGITYEAGDALAVIAENDPTLVAAIADHFRVSTETLVDGEPLGELLGTRYEISAPSRDLLSEVESRAESEEFSHALRGGVKEVLDAWLYGKDILDILRIGGDALSLEEFMGLLKPLQHRAYSISSSALAHPERIHLTVASVRYQSLGRERGGVCSTFLADRGSNARIFLQPNKSFRVPSDDDAPMIMVGPGTGVAPFRAFLQEREQRGASGRNWLFFGDQHRDHDYIYEHELDGWHTSGLLNRLDLAFSRDQAEKIYVQTRMREHGQDLFAWLQDGGHFYVCGDATRMAKDVDKALHEIVGEHGGFSPDEASEYVNTLKREKRYVRDVY; from the coding sequence GCACTCCCGTCTCGCCATGAACCTGGCAACGCCACCACCGGCGGCCTCCGCAGACCTCGCAGCTCCCCGTCCGCCACTGCGCATCCTGTACGGCACCCAGACCGGCAATGCCGAGATCGTGGCGGGTGACGCTGCCGCCGCGGCCAAGGCTCAGGGGTTCGACGTGACGGTCAGCGGCCTCGAGGAGATAGCGCTCGATCAGCTCGCCGGGCTGAAGTACGTCCTCATCGTCACGTCCACCTACGGCGAGGGCGAGATGCCCGATAACGCCGAACTGTTCTGGGATGCACTGTCTTCAACATTGGCGCCCCGCCTCGAAGGGGTGTCCTACGGTGTGCTCGCCCTCGGCGACACCAGTTACGACGGCTTCTGTCAAGCAGGCAAGCTCATCGACACCCGGCTCGAACAGCTCGGTGCGAGTCGGGTGGTCGGACGCGCCGACTGCGACATCGACTATGAGGCGCAGGCCGCCGAATGGGTCCAGGGCGCAGTCGCGAGCCTGGTCACCCTGGCCGGAGCCAGCGGCACCCCTGGAACTCCCCCGCCAAGCACCGTGGTGCGCTCCGGATGGACCCGCAAGAATCCGTTTCCCGCAGAGGTACGGGTCAACCGGCTGCTCTCACGCGCGGGCTCTGACAAGGAGATCCGGCACTTCGAGTTCGCGCTCGCGGACAGCGGGATCACCTACGAGGCGGGCGACGCGCTCGCGGTCATCGCGGAGAACGATCCGACACTGGTAGCGGCGATCGCGGATCACTTCCGTGTCTCCACAGAGACCCTGGTCGACGGTGAGCCCCTGGGTGAACTGCTGGGCACACGCTACGAGATCAGCGCCCCGTCACGAGACTTGTTGAGCGAGGTGGAAAGCCGGGCGGAGAGCGAGGAGTTCTCGCATGCACTGCGGGGTGGTGTCAAGGAGGTGCTGGATGCCTGGCTGTACGGCAAGGACATCCTCGACATCCTGCGCATCGGCGGGGATGCGCTAAGCCTGGAAGAGTTCATGGGGCTGCTCAAACCGCTACAGCACCGCGCCTACTCGATCTCTTCCAGCGCATTGGCTCACCCAGAGCGCATCCACTTGACGGTAGCCAGTGTCCGGTACCAAAGCTTGGGCCGTGAACGCGGCGGGGTGTGTTCCACCTTCTTGGCAGATCGTGGCAGCAATGCCCGAATCTTCCTGCAGCCCAACAAGTCCTTCCGGGTCCCGAGCGATGACGATGCGCCGATGATCATGGTCGGACCCGGTACCGGCGTGGCACCGTTCCGGGCGTTCCTGCAAGAACGTGAGCAGCGCGGTGCCAGCGGCCGCAACTGGCTGTTCTTCGGTGACCAGCACCGGGACCACGACTACATCTACGAGCACGAGCTCGACGGCTGGCACACGTCCGGCCTCCTCAACCGACTCGATCTGGCCTTCTCGCGTGATCAGGCAGAGAAGATCTACGTGCAGACGCGGATGCGCGAGCACGGCCAGGATCTGTTCGCATGGCTCCAAGATGGCGGGCACTTCTACGTATGTGGCGATGCCACGCGCATGGCCAAGGATGTGGACAAGGCGCTGCACGAGATCGTCGGTGAGCACGGCGGATTCAGTCCCGACGAGGCGTCCGAATACGTCAACACCCTCAAGCGGGAGAAGCGGTACGTCCGCGATGTGTACTGA